The window TAGAGTTAAGAGACGTCAGGAAGGTGTACAAAATAGGCGAAGCAGAGGTTCCTGCAGTAGATGGAGTAAATCTCAGAATCAAAAGAGAAGAGTTTTTGGCGATTGTGGGCCCCAGCGGATCTGGGAAGTCAACACTGTTGCACATGATTGGTTGCTTAGACAAGCCAACATCGGGAGAGATATTTTTGGATGGCACTGAAATATCCAAGCTTAAAGACAATGAGCTTGCGAGACTGAGAGGAAGAAAAATAGGTTTTGTATTTCAGCAGTTTAATTTGCACCCCAACCTCACCGCCTTGGAGAATGTTGAGCTTCCAATGGCGATTGTAGAAAAGGAAAGAAAAGAAAGGCGGGAGAGGGCATTAGAACTCCTGAGAATAGTTGGTATGGAGGAGAGGGCAGCCCATTTCCCATCCCAGATGTCTGGTGGACAAATGCAGAGGGTGGCAATTGCAAGGGCAATAGCCAATGACCCTGATTTGATTCTTGCCGATGAGCCCACCGGCAATTTGGATTCAAAATCAGGTAGCGAGGTGATGAGGTATTTACTCAGTCTTCAGGAGAACGGTAAAACAGTCGTCATGATCACCCATGACCTGAGCATTGCAGAACTGGCCAAGAGGGTGATTCACATAAAAGACGGTAAAATCGTAGGAGAAGTGGAAAAATGAGGCACATTTCTTCGGTCGTTTTGGCAGGCATTTTGGCATTGTTGATATGCTCAATGGCGAGTGCCACAGTGTTCGAAACTGAGTCTGGAATCATCACCGATGATCCATACCTACACGTCACGTTAGTCAACCAGGACCCATATCCAGCTGAGCCAGGAGGATATGTGGATCTGTTATTTAAGGTGGAAAACTGGGGTGTAGAGAAAGCAGAAAATGTGGTTGTGGA is drawn from Methermicoccus shengliensis DSM 18856 and contains these coding sequences:
- a CDS encoding ABC transporter ATP-binding protein, giving the protein MSDTIVELRDVRKVYKIGEAEVPAVDGVNLRIKREEFLAIVGPSGSGKSTLLHMIGCLDKPTSGEIFLDGTEISKLKDNELARLRGRKIGFVFQQFNLHPNLTALENVELPMAIVEKERKERRERALELLRIVGMEERAAHFPSQMSGGQMQRVAIARAIANDPDLILADEPTGNLDSKSGSEVMRYLLSLQENGKTVVMITHDLSIAELAKRVIHIKDGKIVGEVEK